Below is a genomic region from Miscanthus floridulus cultivar M001 chromosome 1, ASM1932011v1, whole genome shotgun sequence.
GGAAACTTTGGGCTTTGGGCCGTTTTCAGAGGAGAAAAGAAGGGATATGGTGCTAGGGGACTTGGGCTTTGGGCCGTTTTCTGTTGTAAGGGCCTCTCTCTTTAGTGAAGTCCATTTATCTcctgttttctttttcctttttttcaacATATATGTGTGTATTAGCCACCGCCTAGAAAACGCCTAGGCCTAGGCGCTAGGCGATGGGTCTCCGCCTAGAAACCGCCTAGCGCCTAGAAAAACATTGCCTCTATTGTTAGGTTGGTTTTGGATGTTGTTAGATTAGCTGCAGACTGCGGTTTCTCATAAGATCATGTTTATTGTTTTGATACAAAGGAGTTGTAATCAATAAATTATGGTGGTCTTTGGTAGTCAGGGTGAAAGATCAAAGGTAATTAAGCTTGTCCTGCTAATGTTGTTCCAAGAAGAAGCTTTTGCGGAATTGTGAGCTTTCTAGAAGTCTTCATTTGTAGTAGTTGCTTTCATTCATGTTGGTCCGTAGTCCGTACTACAGAGAGAAGCAGCATCAGTGCTTTgacgatgagtggcatcgaaggGAAACAAAATCTAGCAGGAAGCTACAGCACACAGGGGCAAATTGGTTTTTCCTGTCacaggcctggtgcaagcggtagtctTACCGCCTCTGACCGGAAGGTCCAGGGTTCaagtcgcagtctcctcgcattgcacaggcgagggtaaggcttgccactgacacccttccccagaccccgcacagagcgggagctctctgcactgggtacgcccttttttgtCACAGCTAACGCGCTCAAGTTAGCAAAAACAGACAGCAGTGGTAGTATAGATGTAAAAAAACATGAATTGTGGTACCAGAAGGGTAACACACTTTTTATGTGGTAGAGACAGGAGAGCAATTTTTTTATGCCACAGGGAATTCTCTCATAAATATATGTAGCACAATCCACAAATGCATAAGCAATGTGATTCAACAATTGTGTGGAGCAAGTAAATCAGCAGGACAAAATACTGAAACAAGATTAACTGACCTCAGAGCTGCTGGAAGCAAAATGGCTTTCACTATCACATTTTGTTTGACCCCATAAATTTGTTTTTTCTCTCAGCAGGTTTCAGAATTTGGAACGAACACATCAAAGTTTCATCAACACTCATCATCGCACCAGCATTATCAAATTCACCACAATAATTGGGGGCCGAGAACACGGTGACAAGCTGTCTGTCTGCAAAGAATTCATACCCATCCTCGACAACCTGACATCAcatcacatggaatataaacaCCTTCAATTTCCAGTTAACTGAGAAATAAAAAGATCAGAACAGAAGCTGCACTAAATACTAAGGCGGTACCTGGTGAGCAcgacaaataagatcaagatcatGCTTTTGCAAGAATTCTGAAACCTTGTCGGCACCAAAGGTATATGAGACCCCTCTATCATTCATGCCCCACCCTTGAACATCTTTTCCTGGATCTGACCAAAGCAAGTCACACAGTAGACCTTGATCTGGTACATCGGTTGGACGTTGCAAGTTCTTTATCTCATCCAAGTGTGCTAGATCAGGAGAGAGTCCACCGTGCATACATAATATTTTATCATCGATAAGAGCAGCCACGGGTAGAGTGTTAAAACATTCTGTGAAGACCTTCCATAGCCGCACATTAAATCGACGCTTGCATTCATCATAAAATCCATATATTCTGTTTATTGAGGCACATTCATGATTGCCCCTCAGAAGAAAAAAGTTCTCAGGGTACTTGATTTTGTAAGCAAGAAGAAGGCATATAGTCTCCAAACTTTGTTTGCCTCGATCAACATAATCACCTAAGAATAGATAATTGGCTTCAGGAGGAAAGCCTCCATATTCAAAAAGCCTTAGAAGATCACTGTATTGACCATGGATGTCACCTGAATACCAAATGACAGGGGAGATTACATTTAGATACTAATATTCGGCTATTCAGTGAAGACAAAGGACACACAATCATAGTCAAAAGCTTGCATCAGTAAAAATAGAAACATACAGATTTTATGAGGCAAGGAACAACAATATGAGAATATCAGTGAAGACAAAGGACACACAATCACAGTCGAAAGCTTGCATCAGTAAAAAATTGAAGCATACAACAGATTTATGAGGCAAGGAACAACAACATGAGAATAATAGAGGAAAAACAATTCAGTAGATCAGGAAAAAAAAAAGTGGTAGTTCAGCAGTTGGAATGGCAAATGGAACAAGTGGGCAGGAACTACATTGCTACTTCAAAGACCAACACAGATTATGTGCCTACAACCACACAAACAGGAGACACAAAACAGTTTCTTGCTACTCAAATGTTCAACGTCACCCTAGTGTAGATACTTGATAATAAAAGCTAATTACATGTGGATCATCCTCAGTATGCGAAGTATATGTAAACAGATAAGTATAGCTTTGTATGTGCCATTAAAAAGGGCATACCCAGCACAGAAAGCTTGCTAAACTCTTGTGCCTGGGGAAGAGAATTTCTACGTAACCTTACCCATACCATAGAAACAGAACATTAGTGTAATAAGACTGGTGAGCCACCCCAGCCATCCTAAGGAACTTGCAGAAAGAACATAGGGAAGAGGCACAAGCATACTAGTGCAAGTGAATAATCAGCAAACAGAATTAACTAAATAGAGGGAAACCACTCTTTGTCACCATGCCCCCCATGCCTACAGCTGATTTTTGGCTTTCATACAAGCACATGTATTGCTGCCCAAATTTCCTCGTTGCAAATACCTCACCAGCATGGTAATGACATAAACATCCATCCTTATTCAAATTAAAACCCAGGAGAATAAATCAATACTGCACGCTCTCAGAATCACGTCCATATACCAGCAAAAACAGAAACACTAAATCCAGAATAGACCAGACTAAGGGTACAGGCCCACGATTACTCCACTGCTTCATAGAGAAGCGATCGTCAGTCCCACGAGACGAAAGCTGGCGGCGCGACCAGACCAGATCTACTGCCACGGCCGGCCGGAGACGAGAAAGAGGGAGGTAAGGTACGCACCGCAGATCTTGATGGGCGCCTCGAGCTCGAGGAGGTTGGGCTGGCCGAGGAAGATTTCGCGGGAGACGGTGCAGAGCTGGCGGATCTCCGACTCGGAGAGCTGCACCTGCTTCCCGGGGCGCGCTGTCCGCACCTCGAGCAGGCGGCGGATGATGTCGTCGACGAGCGCGGCGTCCATGCCCCCGCCGCCCTGCCCTCCCGCCGCTGGCGCCGCCGCCATCCCCTCCCCGTGGCTGGGCTGAGCTGGAAAGAGAGAGATCGGTGGAGCTAGGGTTTCGGGCGGCGCGTCGGGAAGGGCGAAGGGGGCGGAGGGACGGAGGAGAGAGGTTGGACAAAGCGGACCAGATAGCTAGATAAACTCTCGCGTCTCGTCGCCCGAGTTGTTTCGGTTTTTCGGTCAGTGAACGTTTTTTTCTCCCGTTTTCTATCGACGTGTGGCGAGGTGCCAGGTGGTGCGCCGTATACGCGTTCGTTTCGTGGTGACCTGCCCTGGTGGGTTTGCAACTGCGATGTGACGGACACGCCGAGACGTCCGCGCTCCTTCGGTAGCATGTTCGAGCGGGGGCTCGGTTGATCAGCCGAGCAATGCTGGCTCCCGCGCGACCCCTCACCTTTCTTCTCAACAGTATTCATCCTCCATATgttaaaaaaaactaataattattattagattaattgtaAAATAATTTTTTATAATAAAGAGATCTAAATATAGATAATATCTTCTATAAATTTAACATAATCTTAGATTTTTTTACTTCTCATAAAACAGGATTTACATTTTTTTTAAACGGAGAGAGTATCCCTTTTCTTCTCTCTTCTGAATGTCCCCTATACTCTTATTAAGTGATCTCTATCACAATCCCTCTTTATAATATTGTTTATTACTCCCTctatgtcggtgtttcgagtaaacaccaacaagtaaatttgtattactgctcgtctagctcggatggtgtgctaagagggcacgaggtttatactggttcgggcagaatgtccttacgttcagttcgttgctgctgctcgtgttacaaGTACTGAAAGTTCGTAGCAGgagttacaaacggtcgagagagggatatgtTCCAAGTCTCTAGTGGTGTGTTGTGATGAGTTCGGATGAGTTTAGATGTGTTTGGATCGAGTGTCCGTTGTCCGATCTGATGTGTTATGGGTCGCTTGTTCGATGTCCCttagtgggacgccctgctttcccttttataggctaagggaaagcaggggttacagcGGCGGGGAAGGAGGAGAAAAGAGAGAGAGTTCTTCAGGGTCATCGGACCTTCCTTTTCCTTTGCGCGGGTTCCACTTGATGATGACATACCCTGTCGTTGTCAGCGGATCGTAACGTCCCACTCCTCTCGGgcgggcggcgcggtgaaccgACGCTCTGGTCAGCGGCCGTACATGGAGTAggtagcatagtgaccacgcgtctGTCACTGTGGGCGATAtgagttccctagaatgacatgtcgcGGGGACGGGTCGTGTTGAGACGTGACCGCTCCCTACACGATGCCAAAAGTTTGACCTTAGGTTGTACCTTCTGGCCCGTAGTGATTGGCGACGGTGTGGGCTTGCGTTGGGAGCCAcgcccgagggatcgggcgaggcggagccagccctcagacattggatgaggcagagctagccctcaaacgtcgggcaagacggagccttcCCTTGGGGGTTGGGCCGAGGTGGGGCCAAccctcagacattgggtgaggcggagccatccctcgggggtcaggccaaggcagagccaaccctcgggggtcaggccaaggcagagccaaccctcaggggtcgaatgaggcggagccaaccctcgggagaTCAACCAAGGTGGAGCaacccctcgggggtcggacgaggcggagccagcccttagacgtcgggcaaggcagaaccCCCCtccctgtcgacagaatatcgtcggcagtccaccgaggagtatcccgcgatggtagatttgtcggtggggtgcgcgtaatcaggaaccgaatggtgacacaaggcgcagagacagcgatttagacaggttcgggccgtctgatcgacgtaataccctacgtcctatgtctttggtgtattgtattgatctatagtagatag
It encodes:
- the LOC136547930 gene encoding serine/threonine-protein phosphatase PP1, which produces MAAAPAAGGQGGGGMDAALVDDIIRRLLEVRTARPGKQVQLSESEIRQLCTVSREIFLGQPNLLELEAPIKICGDIHGQYSDLLRLFEYGGFPPEANYLFLGDYVDRGKQSLETICLLLAYKIKYPENFFLLRGNHECASINRIYGFYDECKRRFNVRLWKVFTECFNTLPVAALIDDKILCMHGGLSPDLAHLDEIKNLQRPTDVPDQGLLCDLLWSDPGKDVQGWGMNDRGVSYTFGADKVSEFLQKHDLDLICRAHQVVEDGYEFFADRQLVTVFSAPNYCGEFDNAGAMMSVDETLMCSFQILKPAERKNKFMGSNKM